The bacterium genome has a segment encoding these proteins:
- a CDS encoding ribonuclease H-like domain-containing protein → MARLVFDIETVGEDFDALDETTRDVLTRWIKKEVRSDEAYELALAEIKSGLGLSPLTGQIAALGVFDCEKNKGAVYFQALGETIKSFEENGVSFKQMTEQEMLEHFWDGAKHYDEFISFNGRGFDVPFLLVRSAAHGVKATKDLMASRFLRSQKPHARHIDLLDQLTFYGAVRKKGNLHLWCRAFGIKSPKSEGIGGEDIGRLFKEKRYIDIARYNAGDLKATKELYDTWEKYIRA, encoded by the coding sequence ATGGCAAGGCTTGTATTTGATATTGAAACCGTCGGGGAAGATTTTGATGCGTTGGATGAAACGACGCGTGATGTTTTGACGCGTTGGATAAAAAAAGAAGTGCGGAGTGACGAGGCGTATGAATTGGCACTTGCAGAAATTAAAAGCGGTCTCGGACTTTCTCCGCTTACGGGGCAGATTGCCGCGCTCGGCGTCTTTGATTGCGAAAAAAATAAAGGAGCGGTATATTTTCAAGCACTCGGGGAAACCATCAAATCTTTTGAAGAAAATGGCGTTTCGTTCAAGCAGATGACCGAGCAAGAAATGCTGGAGCATTTTTGGGATGGAGCGAAACACTACGATGAATTTATAAGTTTTAACGGCAGAGGTTTTGATGTCCCGTTTCTTTTAGTTCGTTCTGCGGCTCATGGGGTCAAAGCAACAAAAGATTTAATGGCGAGTAGGTTCTTGAGAAGTCAGAAACCGCATGCACGGCACATTGACCTCCTCGACCAGCTTACGTTTTACGGGGCGGTGCGAAAAAAAGGGAATCTTCATCTGTGGTGCAGAGCGTTCGGCATCAAAAGCCCCAAGTCGGAAGGGATCGGCGGGGAGGATATCGGAAGGCTCTTTAAAGAAAAACGATATATCGATATTGCGCGATATAATGCCGGTGATCTTAAGGCGACGAAAGAACTTTATGATACGTGGGAGAAATATATTAGGGCGTAG